Below is a window of Geminocystis sp. M7585_C2015_104 DNA.
GTTGGAGGGAGAATAGACTTGTCCAACATCTATGAGTAGCAAGCACGGTATTTACGATGAACAATCGCGATTATCTGCTATACTTAATCAATAACGTCCAACAGTGGAATTATTGGCGCTCCAAACATCCGGAGGTTTTCATTGACCTTTCGGGGGTGACTTTGAGTGGCTATGACTTAGAGGGCATTAATCTAAGCGGTTGTAAATTACATGGTGTAACTCTTATTGGCAGTAATCTCCGATTTGCTAATCTTTCTCATGCCGATTTGACTGGGAGTAATCTTATTGGTGTCAATCTTAGACTGGGCAACCTCAGAAATGCTATTTTTTACAAAACTATCCTCCAACGCAGTAACCTCAGTGAGGCTAATCTAGTTAAGACTATCATCTGTGAATCCGACTTTAGTAGGGCCGTATTATACGAAACAGAATTGATAGAGGCCACCATCTACAAGACTGATTTTAGTCATGCCCAACTCATTAATACCCACCTTGGCAAAGCTAGTATCCTTATGAGCAATTTTGAAAATGCTACAATTGACGGAATAGACCTAAGATGGGCAACTATAGTTCATTCTCCCGGCTTTCCCCCCGCGCCTTCCCCATATTGTAAACAAATT
It encodes the following:
- a CDS encoding pentapeptide repeat-containing protein; this encodes MNNRDYLLYLINNVQQWNYWRSKHPEVFIDLSGVTLSGYDLEGINLSGCKLHGVTLIGSNLRFANLSHADLTGSNLIGVNLRLGNLRNAIFYKTILQRSNLSEANLVKTIICESDFSRAVLYETELIEATIYKTDFSHAQLINTHLGKASILMSNFENATIDGIDLRWATIVHSPGFPPAPSPYCKQIFLSL